A region from the Mya arenaria isolate MELC-2E11 chromosome 2, ASM2691426v1 genome encodes:
- the LOC128225142 gene encoding uncharacterized protein LOC128225142 isoform X2: MAGTAYHMEALRKTRAIERKTEAMKRLRDSVGQQTYNPSGSGDTDGAPLVFSEPGHYAQNRLTYYKTGREREQRQYDHSRNGPVVDKSNYALRREFNFLGNSLSMLKADIVPAHKPIPVCRRY, from the exons ATGGCTGGCACTGCCTACCACATGGAAGCCTTGCGGAAGACAAGAGCTATTGAAAGGAAGACTGAAGCAATGAAACGATTGAGGGATAGTGTTGGACAG CAAACCTATAACCCTTCAGGAAGTGGGGACACAGATGGAGCACCATTGGTTTTTTCTGAGCCAGGCCATTATGCGCAAAATAG GCTAACGTACTACAAAACTGGGCGTGAGCGTGAGCAGCGTCAATACGATCACAGTCGAAATGGTCCCGTGGTGGACAAGAGCAACTATGCGTTAAGGCGGGAGTTCAACTTTCTTGGAAATAGCCTGAGTATGCTGAAGGCCGATATAGTGCCAGCTCATAAGCCTATCCCTGTGTGCCGTAGGTACTGA
- the LOC128225142 gene encoding uncharacterized protein LOC128225142 isoform X1, with the protein MAGTAYHMEALRKTRAIERKTEAMKRLRDSVGQQTYNPSGSGDTDGAPLVFSEPGHYAQNRNELEKFRVNSAGFNNRYRQRQSLNPHCDLAYAVVYPGKVNSDYTQDENKNNRRYNLNVGRFEMASKHDGVNIDKSFISGQLD; encoded by the exons ATGGCTGGCACTGCCTACCACATGGAAGCCTTGCGGAAGACAAGAGCTATTGAAAGGAAGACTGAAGCAATGAAACGATTGAGGGATAGTGTTGGACAG CAAACCTATAACCCTTCAGGAAGTGGGGACACAGATGGAGCACCATTGGTTTTTTCTGAGCCAGGCCATTATGCGCAAAATAG GAATGAATTGGAAAAATTTCGTGTAAATTCAGCGGGCTTTAACAACCGATATCGTCAAAGACAGAGCTTAAATCCACACTGTGATCTTGCCTATGCTGTTGTTTATCCTGGAAAAGTGAATTCTGATTATACtcaagatgaaaataaaaacaacagaagATATAATCTAAATGTTGGTCGTTTTGAAATGGCTAGTAAACATGATGGTGTCAATATAGACAAAAGTTTCATTTCCGGTCAACTTGATTAG
- the LOC128225142 gene encoding uncharacterized protein LOC128225142 isoform X3 — protein MAGTAYHMEALRKTRAIERKTEAMKRLRDSVGQQTYNPSGSGDTDGAPLVFSEPGHYAQNRSSHIAPPIAHCKDEVVFEEVVHDPNFKYRMLKASGFLPSHVDPIYKIMYPGGTSRK, from the exons ATGGCTGGCACTGCCTACCACATGGAAGCCTTGCGGAAGACAAGAGCTATTGAAAGGAAGACTGAAGCAATGAAACGATTGAGGGATAGTGTTGGACAG CAAACCTATAACCCTTCAGGAAGTGGGGACACAGATGGAGCACCATTGGTTTTTTCTGAGCCAGGCCATTATGCGCAAAATAG ATCCAGCCACATAGCTCCACCCATTGCCCATTGTAAAGACGAAGTGGTTTTTGAGGAGGTGGTGCATGACCcaaattttaaatatagaatGCTAAAGGCGTCTGGATTTCTTCCAAGTCATGTTGATCCCATTTATAAAATCATGTATCCTGGAGGGACCTCTCGAAAATAG